A window of Streptomyces gilvosporeus contains these coding sequences:
- a CDS encoding rhomboid-like protein, whose product MGRTRRKPGVPWAAVLYVGGVQLGAYALGRLPRERRTQALRAQSTNVVNLRAGRGYTLLTSAALVEEPLAVPYATALLATLGTAEARWGTGRAAGVFAAGHIGASLLVYGALRGRVRLDPPDGTARAVDVGASYGWNATLGALAAAVPHRGARTAASAGLLALGIRPVLRRERTFTDAGHLTALGLGLAMGTAIRAGSRAGIRTGMRTGIRTRMRTGIRAGSR is encoded by the coding sequence AGGAAGCCGGGGGTGCCGTGGGCCGCGGTGCTGTACGTCGGTGGCGTCCAACTCGGCGCGTACGCCCTCGGCCGGCTGCCCCGGGAGCGGCGTACGCAGGCGCTGCGGGCGCAGTCCACCAACGTCGTGAATCTGCGGGCCGGGCGCGGGTACACCCTGCTCACCAGCGCGGCGCTCGTCGAGGAGCCGCTGGCGGTGCCGTACGCCACCGCGCTGCTGGCCACGCTCGGTACGGCCGAGGCGCGGTGGGGCACCGGGCGCGCGGCCGGGGTGTTCGCCGCGGGGCACATCGGGGCGAGCCTGCTGGTCTACGGGGCGTTGCGCGGCCGGGTGCGGCTCGACCCGCCGGACGGGACGGCGCGGGCCGTCGACGTCGGCGCCAGCTACGGCTGGAACGCCACGCTCGGCGCCCTGGCCGCCGCCGTTCCGCACCGGGGCGCGCGGACCGCGGCGAGCGCCGGGCTGCTGGCGCTGGGGATACGGCCGGTGCTCCGCCGGGAGCGGACGTTCACCGACGCGGGCCATCTGACCGCGCTGGGACTCGGGCTGGCAATGGGCACGGCGATACGGGCCGGGTCCCGGGCGGGCATACGGACGGGGATGCGGACAGGGATACGGACAAGGATGCGGACCGGGATACGGGCGGGGAGCCGATGA
- a CDS encoding winged helix-turn-helix domain-containing protein — translation MTNVRTLPATSATAPLSAPTAPHRHRLRAVAPHEALPSPATTPGADSPGLRPGGPPSRPGIRSVAELLDAGATWIPAPQHSLPVLPGQPPMVGYLVLVPAEHAPGTGAPEPVTDPTAAATLTAATAAATAGAAAALSPAPAPALTPAPGASDGDQTVRIDAERRTAQVQGRPLDLTYLEFELLAHLVAHPHRVHTRDQLVTTVWGYGHVGDGRTVDVHVARLRRKLGAAHRSSIVTVRRVGYKYVPTT, via the coding sequence ATGACGAACGTCCGTACCCTTCCTGCCACTTCCGCGACGGCCCCCCTGTCCGCCCCGACCGCACCGCACCGCCACCGCCTGCGCGCGGTGGCGCCCCACGAAGCCCTGCCATCTCCCGCCACCACCCCGGGTGCCGACTCCCCCGGCCTCCGGCCGGGCGGACCCCCGTCGCGCCCCGGCATCCGGTCCGTCGCCGAGCTGCTGGACGCCGGCGCCACCTGGATCCCGGCGCCGCAGCACAGCCTGCCCGTCCTGCCCGGCCAGCCGCCGATGGTCGGCTATCTGGTCCTCGTACCGGCCGAACACGCCCCCGGGACCGGCGCCCCGGAGCCCGTCACCGATCCGACGGCCGCGGCCACGCTCACAGCGGCCACCGCGGCGGCCACGGCAGGGGCGGCCGCCGCCCTGTCACCGGCGCCCGCGCCCGCCCTCACCCCCGCCCCCGGGGCGTCCGACGGCGACCAGACCGTACGGATCGACGCCGAGCGGCGCACCGCGCAGGTCCAGGGCCGCCCGCTGGACCTGACGTACCTGGAGTTCGAGCTGCTGGCCCACCTGGTGGCGCATCCGCACCGGGTGCACACCCGCGACCAGCTGGTGACCACGGTGTGGGGCTACGGCCATGTCGGCGACGGCCGCACCGTCGACGTCCATGTCGCCCGGCTGCGCCGCAAGTTGGGCGCCGCGCACCGGTCGTCGATCGTGACGGTGCGCCGGGTCGGCTACAAGTACGTGCCGACCACGTGA
- a CDS encoding DedA family protein — MSDQLATWVYVDQLDRLAEPLRGMLHSPWLWLIVLLVSALDALLPFMPSETTVVLVAVLIGPQWALLALLAAVAATGALAGDCLGHALGRCAGPRATAWLLRGERGRARHARALTTVERHAATLVIAGRFLPGGRVVAALATGTARFPLRRFVLLDAVGAALWALFSTAVGGLGGAALTDSPVTGLLLASGTGLLIAGCVAYLRRRGGHGGGAVRVRPGPCRGIRDGA, encoded by the coding sequence ATGTCTGACCAGCTGGCCACCTGGGTGTATGTGGACCAGCTGGACCGGCTCGCCGAGCCGCTCCGGGGGATGCTGCACTCGCCCTGGCTGTGGCTGATCGTCCTGCTGGTGTCCGCGCTCGACGCACTGCTGCCGTTCATGCCGAGCGAGACCACCGTGGTCCTCGTCGCCGTGCTGATCGGCCCGCAGTGGGCACTGCTCGCGCTGCTGGCCGCCGTCGCGGCGACCGGCGCCCTGGCGGGCGACTGCCTCGGCCATGCCCTCGGCCGCTGCGCCGGCCCCCGCGCCACGGCCTGGCTGCTGCGCGGCGAACGCGGCCGGGCCCGCCACGCCCGCGCCCTGACGACGGTCGAACGCCACGCCGCCACCCTCGTCATCGCCGGCCGTTTCCTGCCCGGCGGGCGGGTGGTCGCCGCGCTCGCCACCGGGACCGCACGCTTCCCACTGCGCCGCTTCGTCCTGCTGGACGCGGTGGGCGCCGCCCTCTGGGCGCTGTTCAGCACGGCCGTGGGCGGCCTGGGCGGCGCGGCGCTGACCGACTCCCCGGTCACCGGGCTGCTGCTGGCCTCGGGGACGGGCCTGCTGATCGCGGGGTGTGTGGCGTATCTGCGGCGGCGGGGCGGGCACGGCGGGGGAGCGGTCCGCGTCCGCCCCGGTCCCTGCCGGGGAATACGGGACGGAGCCTGA
- a CDS encoding lysophospholipid acyltransferase family protein: MATGRAVNGPWDVWSDCTPECATHGLPRVRAAETARRLAAFARAVRRALADGEGLADPVRLRAHARELIAALGIRMAGASLTERLSVPGPAGGPGTLIVLNHISWLDIPALLAVEPVVLLAKREVGGWPVVGGLARRAGTHFIDRTDPRQLPHAVAELAALLRSGRSVAVFPQATTWCTADQGTFRRATFQAALDAGAPVRPVTLGYTQGGHPSTVAAFCGEDTFVGSLRRVLAARALAVQVTTHPPLTGDGPGAVPGGRGGLDRRRLAALAEGAVLGGGAGRVPGQVTGGVPGGVPGQVPGRGRAASRPLPQQPVRHHV, from the coding sequence ATGGCCACGGGGCGGGCGGTGAACGGCCCCTGGGACGTGTGGTCGGACTGCACCCCGGAGTGCGCCACGCACGGCCTCCCGCGCGTCCGGGCGGCCGAAACCGCCCGCCGGCTCGCCGCGTTCGCGCGGGCGGTGCGGCGCGCGCTGGCGGACGGCGAGGGGCTGGCCGACCCCGTACGGCTGCGCGCCCACGCCCGGGAGCTGATCGCGGCGCTGGGCATACGGATGGCGGGCGCGAGCCTCACGGAGCGCCTGTCCGTCCCCGGGCCCGCGGGCGGCCCCGGCACCCTCATAGTCCTCAACCACATCTCCTGGCTCGACATCCCCGCGCTGCTCGCCGTGGAACCGGTCGTCCTGCTCGCCAAACGCGAGGTCGGCGGCTGGCCGGTCGTCGGCGGACTGGCCCGCAGGGCCGGTACGCACTTCATCGACCGCACCGATCCCCGCCAACTCCCGCACGCCGTGGCCGAACTGGCCGCGCTGCTGCGCTCCGGCCGTTCCGTCGCCGTCTTCCCGCAGGCCACCACCTGGTGCACCGCCGACCAGGGCACCTTCCGGCGGGCCACCTTCCAGGCCGCCCTGGACGCGGGCGCCCCGGTCCGCCCGGTGACCCTCGGCTACACGCAGGGCGGCCACCCCAGCACGGTCGCGGCGTTCTGCGGCGAGGACACCTTCGTCGGCTCGCTGCGGCGGGTGCTGGCGGCCCGTGCGCTGGCCGTACAGGTCACCACGCATCCGCCGCTGACGGGCGACGGGCCGGGCGCCGTGCCGGGCGGGCGCGGCGGGCTCGACCGGCGGCGGCTGGCGGCGCTCGCCGAGGGCGCCGTACTGGGCGGCGGCGCGGGCCGTGTTCCCGGCCAGGTTACGGGCGGTGTTCCGGGCGGCGTTCCCGGCCAGGTTCCGGGCCGCGGCCGGGCCGCTTCGCGACCGCTGCCGCAACAGCCGGTCCGTCACCATGTCTGA
- a CDS encoding GNAT family N-acetyltransferase: MRSAPTASAAIPTPATPATTASPVPGSAPAADPAAAPGYTAVIADTQEQIRAAQRLRHRVFAGEMGATLHSPLAGHDIDAVDELADHLVVTHTASGEVVGTYRLLPPGRSARLYSDGEFDLTALAPLRSSLIETGRSCVHPDHRGGAVINQMWAALARYTLLSGHRYLAGCASVPLADGGTAAAHAHALGRTRYAAPDGLRVTPHHPWHPTVPAPDRPSLAQLPPLLRGYLRIGAVICGAPAHDPEFDVADFFVVLDMERLGERYRRFFLGER, encoded by the coding sequence ATGCGCTCGGCACCGACCGCTTCCGCCGCCATCCCGACCCCCGCCACCCCCGCCACCACCGCCTCTCCCGTCCCCGGCTCCGCCCCCGCCGCCGACCCGGCCGCCGCCCCCGGCTACACCGCCGTGATCGCCGACACCCAGGAGCAGATCCGCGCCGCCCAGCGCCTGCGCCACCGCGTCTTCGCCGGGGAGATGGGCGCCACCCTGCACTCCCCGCTCGCCGGTCACGACATCGACGCCGTGGACGAGCTCGCCGACCACCTCGTCGTCACCCACACCGCGAGCGGCGAGGTGGTCGGCACCTACCGGCTGCTGCCGCCCGGCCGCAGCGCCCGCCTCTACTCCGACGGCGAGTTCGACCTCACCGCCCTGGCCCCCCTGCGCTCCTCACTGATCGAGACGGGCCGCTCCTGCGTCCACCCCGACCACCGCGGCGGCGCCGTGATCAACCAGATGTGGGCCGCCCTCGCCCGCTACACCCTGCTCTCCGGCCACCGCTATCTGGCCGGCTGCGCCTCCGTCCCGCTCGCCGACGGAGGCACCGCGGCCGCCCACGCCCACGCACTGGGCCGCACCCGCTACGCCGCCCCCGACGGACTCCGGGTCACCCCGCACCACCCCTGGCACCCCACCGTCCCCGCCCCCGACCGCCCCAGCCTCGCCCAACTGCCCCCGCTGCTGCGCGGCTATCTGCGCATCGGCGCGGTCATCTGCGGCGCGCCCGCCCACGACCCCGAGTTCGATGTCGCCGACTTCTTCGTCGTCCTGGACATGGAACGGCTCGGGGAGCGCTACCGGCGCTTCTTCCTGGGGGAACGGTGA
- a CDS encoding alpha-N-acetylglucosaminidase has protein sequence MSQPSRRALLGTAGAIGARAALGAAAPVTATGPVAPGQERAAAYDTAPARAALERLLPGHADQFRLRALPPGGAADRFRVDGTTGRITVAGTTPATLLTGVHWYLKYSCHAHLSWAGDQPALPARLPAPASPVERATPLPHRFALNDTHDGYTAPYATWARWERLIDVLALHGVNEVLVTPGAEAVYHRLLTDFGYSDAEARTWLPAPSHQPWWLLQNMSAYGGPVSRQLIDRRAELGRRITDRLRSLGMHPVLPGYFGTVPDGFAARNPGARTVPQGSWSGLRRPDWLDPRTDAFAEVAAAFYRHQHRLLGPAGHFKMDLLHEGGDPGDVPVPEAARAVEKALRTARPGATWVILGWQANPRRDLLDAVDHDRMLIVDGLSDLETVTDRERDWGGVPYAFGSIPNFGGRTTLGAKTHMWTKRFTAWRDKEGSRMAGTAYMPEAAERDPAAFELFSELAWRERPVDRAAWFDGYADLRYGAHDAHARTAFSALRTSAYAIDSKDGRPHDSVFAARPSLAARSGTVYATHTPAFDPAAFDTAFAALLKVAPALRDSDAYRHDLTDAARQALANRSWQLIPQLQDAYRHKDRPAFKDLSRLWLRLMRLSDEVTGAHRNFLLGPWLADAGAMAADDEEAARLEHGARALITTWADRSTADGGALANYANRDWHGLIGDVHLPQWQAYLDELDDALAVDRPPKPFDWYAQEEPWTRRRNAYPLRPTADPYRTARRVHDTLAAAPYQGTVSLTAAPHALPPGGRATLTAALRNVNGLRATGRVDFALTGLDATADGPLTLPSLPPGGTGEAQWRATAPAGPPTDPLRPLPYGLTVEYGPRGEPRVRAVRRGTLFVAGPLDEALRTVTTNGAVFGQLDGRFAINGAGADLWQGTEEFGAVYRAGALTPGGTVTVEVTRQEESTGPWARAGLIVRNRLGTPHSPGFLNLSVTPAHGVVLSYDANGDGTLDTYRRLAGIAAPVLLRLTRGRDDGGRGTYTGACSTDGGGTWRTVATVAVPGAAAAQDAGLHQCAADSATGARGTAEFRRWQMS, from the coding sequence GTGAGCCAGCCGTCACGACGCGCGCTGTTGGGGACCGCCGGAGCGATCGGCGCGAGGGCGGCGCTCGGGGCCGCGGCCCCCGTCACCGCGACCGGACCCGTCGCCCCCGGGCAGGAGCGGGCGGCCGCGTACGACACGGCCCCGGCGCGGGCGGCCCTGGAGCGGCTGCTGCCCGGCCACGCCGACCAGTTCCGCCTGCGCGCGCTGCCGCCCGGTGGTGCCGCCGACCGCTTCCGGGTCGACGGCACCACCGGCCGCATCACCGTGGCCGGCACCACCCCCGCCACGCTCCTGACCGGCGTCCACTGGTACCTCAAGTACTCCTGTCACGCCCATCTCTCCTGGGCCGGCGACCAGCCGGCCCTGCCCGCCCGGCTGCCCGCCCCGGCCTCCCCCGTCGAGCGCGCCACCCCGCTGCCGCACCGCTTCGCCCTCAACGACACCCACGACGGCTACACCGCCCCGTACGCCACCTGGGCGCGCTGGGAGCGGCTGATCGACGTCCTCGCACTGCACGGCGTGAACGAGGTGCTGGTCACCCCGGGCGCCGAGGCCGTCTACCACCGTCTGCTGACCGATTTCGGCTATTCCGACGCCGAGGCCCGCACCTGGCTCCCGGCGCCCTCGCACCAGCCGTGGTGGCTGCTCCAGAACATGAGCGCCTACGGCGGTCCGGTGAGCCGTCAACTGATCGACCGCCGCGCCGAGTTGGGCCGCAGGATCACCGACCGGCTGCGCTCCCTGGGCATGCACCCGGTGCTCCCCGGCTACTTCGGCACCGTCCCCGACGGGTTCGCCGCCCGCAACCCCGGGGCCCGTACCGTCCCCCAGGGCAGCTGGTCCGGCCTGCGGCGCCCCGACTGGCTCGACCCCCGCACCGACGCCTTCGCCGAGGTCGCCGCCGCTTTCTACCGTCACCAGCACCGACTCCTGGGCCCCGCAGGACACTTCAAGATGGATCTGCTGCACGAGGGCGGCGACCCGGGCGACGTACCGGTCCCCGAGGCCGCCCGCGCCGTGGAGAAGGCCCTGCGCACCGCCCGCCCCGGTGCCACCTGGGTGATCCTCGGCTGGCAGGCGAACCCCCGGCGCGATCTGCTGGACGCCGTCGATCACGACCGGATGCTGATCGTGGACGGTCTGAGCGATCTGGAGACGGTCACCGACCGGGAACGGGACTGGGGCGGGGTGCCCTACGCCTTCGGCTCCATCCCCAACTTCGGCGGCCGCACCACCCTGGGCGCCAAGACCCATATGTGGACGAAGCGCTTCACCGCATGGCGGGACAAGGAGGGCAGCCGGATGGCGGGCACCGCGTATATGCCGGAGGCGGCGGAGCGCGATCCCGCCGCATTCGAGCTGTTCAGCGAACTGGCGTGGCGGGAGCGCCCGGTGGACCGCGCCGCATGGTTCGACGGCTACGCCGATCTGCGCTACGGCGCCCACGACGCGCACGCCCGCACCGCGTTCTCCGCCCTGCGCACCAGCGCGTACGCCATCGACAGCAAGGACGGCCGCCCGCACGACTCGGTCTTCGCCGCCCGCCCGAGCCTGGCCGCCCGCTCCGGCACGGTCTACGCCACCCACACCCCGGCCTTCGACCCGGCCGCCTTCGACACCGCCTTCGCCGCGTTACTGAAGGTCGCCCCCGCGCTGCGCGACAGCGACGCCTATCGCCACGATCTGACCGACGCCGCCCGGCAGGCCCTCGCCAACCGCTCCTGGCAGCTGATCCCCCAGCTCCAGGACGCCTACCGGCACAAGGACCGGCCGGCGTTCAAGGACCTGTCGCGGCTGTGGCTGCGGCTGATGCGGCTGAGCGACGAGGTCACCGGCGCGCACCGGAACTTCCTGCTCGGGCCCTGGCTGGCCGACGCCGGGGCGATGGCCGCCGACGACGAGGAGGCGGCGCGGCTGGAACACGGCGCCCGCGCCCTGATCACCACCTGGGCGGACCGCTCCACCGCCGACGGCGGCGCACTCGCCAACTACGCCAACCGCGACTGGCACGGCCTGATCGGCGACGTCCATCTGCCGCAATGGCAGGCGTACTTGGACGAACTGGACGATGCGCTGGCGGTGGACCGCCCGCCGAAACCGTTCGACTGGTACGCGCAGGAGGAGCCCTGGACCCGGCGGCGCAACGCCTATCCGCTGCGCCCCACCGCCGACCCGTACCGCACCGCCCGCCGGGTCCACGACACCCTCGCCGCCGCGCCCTACCAGGGCACCGTCTCCCTGACCGCCGCCCCGCACGCGCTGCCGCCGGGCGGCCGCGCCACCCTCACCGCCGCTCTGCGCAACGTCAACGGCCTGCGCGCCACCGGCCGGGTCGACTTCGCGCTGACCGGCCTGGACGCCACCGCCGACGGCCCCCTCACCCTGCCGTCCCTCCCGCCCGGCGGCACCGGCGAGGCCCAGTGGCGGGCGACGGCCCCGGCCGGGCCGCCGACGGACCCGCTGCGCCCGTTGCCGTACGGCCTGACGGTCGAGTACGGGCCGCGGGGCGAGCCCCGGGTGCGCGCGGTGCGCCGCGGCACGCTGTTCGTCGCCGGTCCGCTGGACGAAGCGCTCCGGACCGTCACCACCAATGGGGCGGTTTTCGGCCAGTTGGACGGGCGCTTCGCGATCAACGGTGCGGGAGCCGATCTGTGGCAGGGCACCGAGGAGTTCGGCGCCGTCTACCGGGCGGGCGCGCTCACACCGGGCGGCACGGTGACGGTGGAGGTGACCCGCCAGGAGGAGTCCACCGGCCCCTGGGCCCGTGCGGGCCTGATCGTCCGCAACCGCCTGGGCACACCGCACTCCCCCGGTTTCCTGAACCTGTCCGTCACGCCCGCCCACGGGGTCGTCCTCTCCTACGACGCGAACGGCGACGGCACCCTGGACACCTACCGGCGGCTGGCCGGGATCGCCGCCCCGGTGCTGCTCCGGCTGACCCGCGGCCGGGACGACGGCGGCCGGGGCACATACACCGGCGCCTGCTCCACCGACGGGGGCGGCACCTGGCGCACGGTCGCCACCGTCGCCGTCCCCGGGGCCGCCGCCGCCCAGGACGCCGGTCTGCACCAGTGCGCCGCCGACTCCGCCACCGGGGCGCGCGGAACGGCCGAATTCCGCCGCTGGCAGATGTCCTGA
- a CDS encoding DUF397 domain-containing protein has protein sequence MGTAADKEWLYGLDISDAEWQRPPGDAEEAVEIAFLERGAVAMRNSTDPDVVLRYTEAEWRAFVLGARDGEFDLQ, from the coding sequence ATGGGCACCGCAGCGGACAAGGAGTGGCTCTACGGCCTCGACATCTCGGACGCCGAATGGCAGCGCCCGCCCGGCGACGCCGAGGAGGCGGTGGAGATCGCGTTCCTGGAGCGCGGTGCGGTGGCGATGCGCAATTCCACGGACCCCGATGTGGTCCTGCGCTACACCGAGGCGGAGTGGCGGGCGTTCGTCCTCGGCGCGCGGGACGGCGAGTTCGACCTCCAGTAG